In a genomic window of Acidilobus saccharovorans 345-15:
- a CDS encoding NRAMP family divalent metal transporter, whose translation MDASRLSRELKDSLRTFGPAWLVMMADVDVASIVTGFQVGAAWGYIMVSVMLALTVPLFVIQDAAGTLGTVSGMGLGTAIKRLYGRRMAQLASIPMAVADIMEYVAEYAGIAVGLKLLGLPLLPGLLAVFAIHIAVAWSGRYRHAEAFLLPVSFLLVAALLYTALVTRPDPGRISDALLSPWPLWRPSFDYMLAASVGSVIMPWMLFFHSGADVRKGLRPEELRPERLETLVGAIVSELLMVATVVVGIFLGGRAGAALDANVLASALEPLGLASRYIMGLGFMASGFLALVVISLGSAWGFLEAVNFKRGTLAYRLTYVLESVPALVIVALSLGDLINLILDLMAAFTIILAPLLYMLGRIASREDVMGSARLRGARAVAYWIMSALVVASGLIAIAASL comes from the coding sequence ATGGACGCCAGCAGGCTGAGCAGGGAGCTAAAGGACTCGCTTAGGACGTTCGGGCCAGCGTGGCTTGTAATGATGGCAGACGTCGACGTGGCCTCCATAGTCACCGGCTTCCAGGTCGGGGCGGCCTGGGGCTACATAATGGTCAGCGTCATGCTGGCCCTCACGGTGCCCCTCTTTGTAATCCAGGACGCCGCGGGCACCCTCGGGACGGTCTCAGGCATGGGGCTGGGCACGGCCATAAAGAGGCTCTACGGCCGAAGGATGGCCCAGCTGGCCTCAATCCCCATGGCGGTCGCTGACATCATGGAGTACGTGGCGGAGTACGCAGGGATCGCGGTTGGCCTTAAGCTCCTGGGCCTCCCCCTCCTCCCCGGCCTGCTGGCGGTCTTTGCAATACACATAGCGGTGGCCTGGAGCGGCAGGTACAGGCACGCCGAGGCCTTCCTGCTTCCAGTGAGCTTCCTGCTTGTTGCGGCGCTGCTCTACACGGCCCTAGTCACGAGGCCCGACCCAGGGAGGATCAGCGACGCCCTGCTCAGCCCCTGGCCGCTCTGGAGGCCGAGCTTTGACTACATGCTGGCCGCCAGCGTGGGCTCCGTGATAATGCCATGGATGCTCTTCTTCCACTCAGGCGCCGACGTCAGGAAGGGGCTGAGGCCCGAGGAGCTGAGGCCGGAGAGGCTTGAGACCCTGGTTGGCGCCATAGTGTCAGAGCTCCTCATGGTTGCCACTGTAGTCGTCGGCATATTCCTGGGCGGCAGGGCTGGGGCCGCGCTTGACGCCAACGTTTTGGCAAGCGCGCTGGAGCCGCTGGGCCTGGCGAGCAGGTACATAATGGGACTCGGCTTCATGGCGTCGGGCTTCCTGGCCCTGGTAGTCATATCGCTTGGCTCCGCCTGGGGCTTCCTCGAGGCAGTGAACTTTAAGAGGGGGACCCTGGCCTACAGGCTGACCTACGTGCTTGAGAGCGTCCCAGCCCTCGTGATAGTAGCCCTCTCGCTGGGCGACCTCATCAACCTGATACTTGACCTCATGGCGGCCTTCACTATAATACTGGCGCCGCTGCTCTACATGCTGGGCAGGATAGCCTCCAGGGAGGACGTCATGGGGAGCGCCAGGCTCAGGGGCGCGAGGGCAGTAGCTTACTGGATCATGTCAGCCCTCGTCGTGGCCTCGGGGCTTATAGCGATAGCCGCGTCGCTGTGA
- the tmk gene encoding dTMP kinase — protein MKGAIVALEGIDGSGITTHSKLLAQRLSSMGYRAIYTKEPTEGPVGQVIRQLLAQGRPEPRLAALLFAADRSWHLCCDPSLPGGVMGALEQGYVVVMDRYKYSSIAYQGASGADPGWLWEVNSFAPEADLLIFIDVPVEVALSRVAERQRREGYEVEGFLRRAKERFYEVLAQAEARGVTVVRLSQVKDDRPLSVDEFSSLVLEEALRFLKTLR, from the coding sequence TTGAAAGGCGCCATAGTGGCTCTTGAGGGGATAGATGGCAGCGGCATAACAACGCACTCGAAGCTGCTGGCCCAGAGGCTCTCATCTATGGGCTACAGGGCCATATACACTAAGGAGCCCACCGAGGGTCCCGTGGGGCAGGTCATAAGGCAGCTCCTGGCCCAGGGAAGACCTGAGCCGAGGCTCGCGGCGCTGCTCTTCGCCGCCGACAGGTCGTGGCACCTCTGCTGCGACCCCTCCCTGCCGGGAGGCGTCATGGGGGCCCTAGAGCAAGGCTACGTAGTTGTGATGGACAGATACAAGTACAGCTCCATAGCGTACCAGGGGGCCTCCGGCGCCGACCCAGGCTGGCTCTGGGAGGTCAACAGCTTCGCCCCAGAGGCTGACCTCCTGATATTCATAGATGTCCCTGTTGAGGTGGCCCTGTCCAGGGTGGCCGAGAGGCAGAGGAGGGAGGGCTACGAGGTCGAGGGGTTCCTCAGGAGGGCCAAGGAGAGGTTTTACGAGGTCCTAGCTCAGGCCGAGGCCAGGGGCGTGACCGTGGTCAGGCTGAGCCAGGTAAAGGACGACAGGCCCCTCAGCGTCGACGAGTTCTCCTCATTAGTTCTGGAGGAGGCCCTCAGGTTCCTTAAGACATTAAGATAA
- a CDS encoding DsbA family protein, translating to MSKAEAIVIIVIAVAAVAGAAYVIRQSPFHSSVPKTTAPESQASSSTTTSSGPLTLSDIESLNSSWIISLGPPNSSKVIVVVYDPECPYCSLELNATLPFLYYVSENTSQARVIFLGLPIHEYSVQMLEILYEVYHLYGPVAFVKLLDANYAYYTRNIELYLNHETNQLIIPTNYTLIYMADALGYNVTQQESEVWYPAVEEVANFLLSHNISATPALLAFNETGAPVYYEVGLEQPLYIEGNLTERLGLQVPGLG from the coding sequence TTGAGTAAGGCTGAAGCCATAGTAATAATCGTTATAGCGGTGGCCGCAGTGGCCGGGGCCGCTTACGTGATTAGGCAGTCGCCGTTTCACAGCAGCGTTCCAAAGACCACAGCGCCGGAGTCCCAGGCAAGCTCGTCAACTACAACGTCGTCAGGCCCCCTGACGCTGAGCGACATAGAGTCCCTGAACTCCAGCTGGATAATATCGCTGGGCCCCCCTAACTCGTCAAAGGTCATAGTTGTGGTCTACGATCCCGAGTGCCCCTACTGCTCCCTTGAGCTCAACGCCACCCTGCCCTTCCTCTACTACGTCTCGGAGAACACCAGCCAGGCCAGGGTGATATTTCTCGGGCTTCCGATACACGAGTACTCGGTCCAGATGCTCGAAATTCTCTACGAGGTATATCACCTCTATGGTCCTGTGGCCTTCGTAAAGCTGCTTGACGCCAACTACGCCTACTACACGAGGAACATAGAGCTGTACCTGAATCACGAGACTAACCAGCTCATCATACCCACCAACTACACCCTAATATACATGGCAGACGCCCTGGGCTACAACGTCACCCAGCAGGAGTCGGAGGTCTGGTATCCGGCAGTCGAGGAGGTCGCTAACTTCCTTCTGTCACACAACATAAGCGCCACGCCGGCCTTGCTGGCCTTTAATGAAACTGGCGCTCCCGTGTATTACGAGGTCGGCCTGGAGCAGCCCCTGTATATAGAGGGCAACCTCACAGAGAGGCTTGGCCTGCAGGTGCCTGGGCTTGGCTGA
- a CDS encoding NAD(P)-dependent oxidoreductase gives MKVAVLGAGLMGSAMAMRLSSQGFQVHVWDRTREKAEALAKQAGGQAFGSPWRAVEAADAAIAFLSDDSAMISVATDMRRADGLLFINSSTITPNTSRALAEHFAGLGICYVEAPVVGGANDLERGSALFLVAGDQGCVRLSRGVLSAAGELIEVGGGPGSAMALKLAYNSVLITTMSSLAEAISLAEAYGVGPEKLKEVMKRTAFAGVAEKYIDRMLSGSQLHFRLSLAAKDLEYASRASFDVGLPAAVTSAAARLYKSAEAHGMGDLDYTKIIEFVRPKRPS, from the coding sequence TTGAAAGTCGCGGTCTTAGGGGCCGGCCTCATGGGCTCAGCCATGGCCATGAGGCTCAGCTCCCAGGGCTTCCAGGTGCACGTGTGGGACAGGACCAGGGAGAAGGCGGAGGCCCTTGCGAAGCAGGCAGGGGGCCAGGCCTTCGGCTCCCCGTGGAGGGCCGTGGAGGCAGCTGACGCGGCCATAGCCTTCCTCTCCGACGACAGCGCGATGATATCGGTTGCCACTGACATGAGGAGGGCCGACGGCCTCCTCTTCATAAACTCCTCAACAATAACCCCCAACACCAGCAGGGCGCTGGCAGAGCACTTCGCAGGGCTTGGCATATGTTACGTCGAGGCCCCCGTCGTCGGCGGGGCCAACGACCTGGAGAGGGGGAGCGCTCTCTTCCTGGTGGCCGGGGACCAGGGCTGCGTCAGGCTCTCGAGGGGCGTCCTGAGCGCCGCCGGGGAGCTGATTGAGGTGGGCGGCGGCCCGGGCTCAGCCATGGCGCTTAAGCTTGCCTACAACTCCGTGCTGATAACAACCATGTCGTCGCTTGCCGAGGCAATATCCCTCGCTGAGGCCTACGGCGTTGGCCCTGAGAAGCTGAAGGAGGTTATGAAGAGGACAGCCTTTGCAGGGGTGGCCGAAAAGTACATAGACAGGATGCTCTCGGGCTCACAGCTTCACTTCAGGCTCTCGCTGGCAGCTAAGGACCTTGAATACGCCAGCAGGGCGTCCTTTGACGTCGGACTGCCGGCGGCTGTGACTTCGGCAGCAGCAAGGCTCTACAAGAGCGCCGAGGCCCACGGAATGGGGGACCTGGACTACACCAAGATAATAGAGTTCGTGAGGCCTAAGAGGCCCTCATAG
- a CDS encoding NMD3-related protein, with product MPERICPMCGRSSREVEFIGSLCKDCFVKRYGIARLPEQVEVTYCTSCHAHRTSGRWSDPYPSLEESLTDYLEAYLANKVKPVEPLESVGIDGVRLELQGGTATAYVDLEGSYGDVKVKGTAVVKVMLKPTLCPVCSSRKTGEGYTAVVQLRSYPRSISEVRRLSERVQRIVASIGDDIVKVEERKEGLDVYVREHSAARVLATRLRSEFNAKVIETYKGRGDRLKLYVSVRLATVSPGDVLEVDGTPYFYMGDSQNGLLLINLETGKRAVMTPDELWDQGFKLYEGQNLERMMLLSRQGNRYVLVGDEGSIEVPSDQVEAFTESVNEGDHFLVYLSRRRIYLVRREE from the coding sequence TTGCCTGAAAGGATCTGTCCCATGTGCGGCAGGAGCAGCAGGGAGGTGGAGTTCATAGGCAGCCTCTGCAAGGACTGCTTCGTTAAGAGGTACGGCATCGCGAGGCTGCCGGAGCAGGTGGAGGTGACATATTGCACGTCCTGTCACGCCCACAGGACCTCTGGCAGGTGGTCGGACCCGTACCCGAGCCTGGAGGAGTCGCTCACTGACTACTTGGAGGCGTACCTTGCCAACAAGGTTAAGCCCGTGGAGCCCCTGGAGAGCGTAGGCATAGACGGCGTGAGGCTGGAGCTGCAGGGGGGCACGGCGACCGCCTACGTTGACCTAGAGGGAAGCTATGGTGACGTCAAAGTTAAGGGGACGGCGGTCGTCAAGGTGATGCTTAAGCCGACCCTGTGCCCCGTGTGCTCCTCAAGGAAGACGGGCGAGGGCTACACGGCTGTGGTGCAGCTGAGGTCATACCCAAGATCCATCAGCGAGGTCAGGCGCCTGAGCGAAAGGGTGCAGAGGATAGTGGCCTCGATAGGTGACGACATAGTCAAGGTTGAGGAGCGCAAGGAGGGCCTCGACGTGTACGTCAGGGAGCACTCGGCCGCCAGGGTGCTCGCGACGAGGCTCAGGTCTGAGTTCAACGCTAAGGTCATAGAGACCTACAAGGGGAGGGGCGACAGGCTGAAGCTCTACGTCTCCGTGAGGCTGGCCACAGTGTCCCCAGGGGACGTGCTTGAAGTGGACGGCACGCCCTACTTCTACATGGGGGACAGCCAGAACGGCCTGCTGCTGATAAACCTTGAGACGGGCAAGAGGGCTGTCATGACCCCGGACGAGCTGTGGGACCAGGGCTTCAAGCTCTACGAGGGCCAGAACCTGGAGAGGATGATGCTGCTCAGCAGGCAGGGCAACAGGTACGTGCTTGTCGGCGACGAGGGCTCCATAGAGGTGCCCTCCGACCAGGTCGAGGCCTTCACTGAAAGTGTAAATGAAGGCGACCACTTCTTAGTTTATTTATCCAGGAGGCGCATCTACCTCGTGAGGAGGGAAGAGTAG
- a CDS encoding translation initiation factor 1A, whose amino-acid sequence MEKRKQGKGETPLPNDEEGTMLCVTERILGGNFVEIMCADGNKYRAMIPGKMRRRVWIHEGDLVLFLPWGTPDNKGELVYRYSESESKELTKKGLVPKDLLDLMSGEGAT is encoded by the coding sequence GTGGAGAAGAGGAAGCAGGGCAAGGGAGAGACCCCCCTTCCAAACGACGAGGAGGGGACCATGCTCTGCGTGACCGAGAGGATACTCGGAGGTAACTTCGTGGAGATAATGTGCGCTGACGGCAACAAGTACAGGGCCATGATACCGGGCAAGATGAGGAGGAGGGTGTGGATACACGAGGGCGACCTGGTGCTCTTCCTGCCCTGGGGCACCCCGGACAACAAGGGGGAGCTGGTCTACAGGTACAGCGAGTCGGAGTCCAAGGAGCTCACAAAGAAGGGCCTCGTGCCAAAGGACCTCCTCGACCTCATGAGTGGTGAGGGCGCCACTTGA
- a CDS encoding serine protein kinase RIO — protein MSPHRIRIDREESKVKDEDVIKTVEEVFDSFTNYHVYRLRNSLKAFKELRGAVSAGKEARVYWAKGWRGEDLAVKIYLTSSAEFRKSIKNYIAGDPRFPSVPSKFRDLVYLWARKEYGNLEDMAKAGVSVPAPVAVSGNVLVMRFLGENGLRAPLLVEAWRELEDEDVERMFNLLVDDIERMVCKARLVHGDLSEYNIMIWEGRPWIIDVAQAVSLDHPKSRELLERDLSNVFSFFSHRLDVSEKEESLRRSLEQCLEAS, from the coding sequence TTGAGCCCGCACAGGATAAGGATTGACAGGGAGGAGAGCAAGGTAAAGGACGAGGACGTAATAAAGACCGTGGAGGAGGTCTTTGACTCCTTCACAAACTACCACGTCTACAGGCTCAGGAACTCGCTGAAGGCGTTCAAGGAGCTCAGGGGGGCCGTAAGCGCGGGCAAGGAGGCCAGGGTTTACTGGGCCAAGGGGTGGAGGGGCGAGGACCTGGCGGTCAAGATATACCTCACATCCTCGGCCGAGTTCAGGAAGAGCATAAAGAACTACATAGCTGGCGACCCCAGGTTCCCCTCGGTGCCGTCCAAGTTCAGGGACCTCGTCTACCTCTGGGCCAGGAAGGAGTACGGTAACCTTGAGGACATGGCTAAGGCCGGCGTCAGCGTCCCTGCCCCCGTGGCCGTCTCGGGCAACGTGCTCGTAATGAGGTTCCTGGGCGAGAACGGCCTCAGGGCCCCCCTGCTGGTCGAGGCCTGGAGGGAGCTCGAGGACGAGGACGTGGAGAGGATGTTCAACTTGTTGGTTGACGACATAGAGAGGATGGTGTGTAAGGCCAGGCTGGTCCACGGGGACCTGAGCGAGTACAACATAATGATATGGGAGGGGAGGCCCTGGATAATTGACGTGGCCCAGGCGGTGAGCCTCGACCACCCCAAGTCAAGGGAGCTCCTTGAGAGGGACCTGAGTAACGTCTTTAGCTTCTTCTCTCACAGGCTGGACGTGAGCGAGAAGGAGGAGAGCCTCAGGAGGTCCTTAGAACAATGCCTGGAAGCGAGCTGA
- a CDS encoding KH domain-containing protein, translating into MPGSELRPQPQARAYEPVPPEELGRVKEVIGGISKQVMERLGVSISVDEQNSAVIVEPLTPQGSANVLKAKDIVRALVIGFQQSDVTELFDDDVILVVVDVASALEDKENHVRRVLGRIIGEGGRAKRAIEEMVGVKIAVNDGRGLVGIIGDYERAMIARHGIEMLVEGKMHGTVYKRLEAMMRELKRRESTELWYK; encoded by the coding sequence ATGCCTGGAAGCGAGCTGAGGCCCCAGCCCCAGGCCAGGGCCTACGAGCCCGTGCCGCCCGAGGAGCTGGGGAGGGTTAAGGAGGTCATAGGTGGGATATCCAAGCAGGTCATGGAGAGGCTCGGGGTCTCCATAAGCGTTGACGAGCAGAACTCAGCTGTCATAGTAGAGCCCCTGACGCCTCAGGGCTCAGCCAACGTGCTCAAGGCGAAGGACATAGTCAGGGCGCTGGTCATAGGCTTTCAGCAGTCCGACGTTACAGAGCTATTTGACGACGATGTAATATTGGTCGTGGTTGACGTGGCCTCCGCCCTGGAGGACAAGGAGAACCACGTGAGGAGGGTGCTGGGCAGGATAATAGGGGAGGGCGGGAGGGCCAAGAGGGCCATAGAGGAGATGGTGGGCGTCAAGATAGCAGTCAACGACGGCAGGGGGCTGGTCGGCATAATTGGCGACTACGAGAGGGCCATGATAGCAAGGCATGGGATTGAGATGCTCGTGGAGGGCAAGATGCACGGCACCGTTTACAAGAGGCTTGAGGCCATGATGAGGGAGCTCAAGAGGAGGGAGTCCACGGAGCTCTGGTACAAGTGA
- a CDS encoding NAD(P)-dependent oxidoreductase, which yields MSSMVLSGDASLLKGKVIAVLGYGNQGEAQAKVLRDSGLEVIVGNVNDEYRRRAERDGFRVYDIPEAASRADIIMVLLPDEVQPLVFNDVVKAVGDRDAVIDFASGYNVAFGLIRPPDRYDVVMVAPRMIGAGILELHSKGMGYPVLIGVANDHSGRAWDYAVAIAAGIGAIGRPGGIGVKVTFKQEAFIDLLDEHTNWPLILASFMAFFDVATEKYGVPPEAVLLEMYASGEMAEVASRMASLGAFEQLRLHSTTSQYGQLSRAFKFYDMVRRVVEDEASQIWLGDFAREWTLEQLAGKPKFNALWDAARGSDMARGEDGLFRLLGRR from the coding sequence TTGTCCTCGATGGTCCTCTCAGGGGACGCGTCGCTCCTGAAGGGCAAGGTGATAGCGGTCCTCGGCTATGGCAACCAGGGCGAGGCGCAGGCCAAGGTCCTCAGGGACAGCGGGCTTGAGGTAATAGTAGGCAACGTTAACGACGAGTACAGGAGGAGGGCCGAGAGGGACGGCTTCAGGGTCTACGACATACCTGAGGCAGCCTCAAGGGCCGACATAATAATGGTGCTCCTCCCCGACGAGGTCCAGCCCCTGGTGTTTAACGACGTGGTCAAGGCCGTGGGGGACAGGGACGCCGTAATAGACTTCGCCAGCGGCTACAACGTCGCCTTCGGCCTCATAAGGCCCCCCGACAGGTATGACGTGGTCATGGTGGCCCCCAGGATGATAGGGGCCGGCATCCTGGAGCTTCACTCCAAGGGCATGGGCTACCCGGTGCTGATAGGGGTCGCTAATGATCACAGCGGCAGGGCGTGGGACTACGCGGTCGCCATAGCGGCTGGCATAGGGGCCATTGGGAGGCCAGGGGGCATTGGAGTTAAGGTGACTTTCAAGCAGGAGGCCTTCATAGATCTCCTCGATGAGCACACCAACTGGCCTCTCATATTGGCCAGCTTCATGGCGTTCTTCGACGTGGCCACGGAGAAGTATGGGGTGCCGCCCGAGGCCGTGCTGCTGGAGATGTACGCCTCCGGCGAGATGGCCGAGGTGGCCTCAAGGATGGCGAGCTTGGGCGCCTTTGAGCAGCTGAGGCTTCACTCCACGACAAGCCAGTACGGGCAGCTGAGCAGGGCCTTCAAGTTCTATGACATGGTTAGGCGGGTGGTCGAGGACGAGGCGTCCCAGATATGGCTTGGGGACTTCGCCAGGGAGTGGACCCTTGAGCAGCTGGCCGGCAAGCCAAAGTTCAACGCCCTGTGGGACGCCGCCAGGGGCTCAGACATGGCCAGGGGGGAGGACGGGCTGTTCAGGCTGCTGGGAAGGAGGTAA
- a CDS encoding Clp1/GlmU family protein: MRELCLGFTLRLSGCVAVRGPSIIAVNDGDIRVLGAQVPPGSSLTVPVGRAVIVEGNGDLSVNGQLEPCDGESLKAIEGVVEEVRGARRIILVGPSDSGKSTLAAYLYNSGAVNSVISTDVGQNEVYCPGFEALSMPRRPFLPGSPQDQPLSACLVGDFTPRGLEGRYMSCAIRLSRLSGSFVIDTDGWVSQEGVELKAALSLAVNADAVVAIGLDSDAVVALRHEKAGPLVAVPRLAPASKSVPERRANRDRLIASCIMRSKRRTLRLEGLAMEGRGPGEDWQGLLVGLEGPGSDYFGVVERGPSRSGAITVISEYLGDVTAVKLGRARVDLGAFSGLIGQA; this comes from the coding sequence TTGCGTGAACTCTGCCTGGGCTTCACCTTGAGGCTCAGCGGCTGTGTAGCCGTCAGAGGGCCATCGATAATAGCGGTCAACGACGGGGACATCAGGGTGCTCGGGGCCCAGGTGCCCCCGGGCTCCTCGCTCACTGTGCCGGTTGGCAGGGCGGTGATAGTTGAGGGCAATGGAGACCTAAGCGTAAACGGCCAGCTTGAGCCCTGCGACGGCGAGAGCCTTAAGGCGATAGAGGGCGTCGTGGAGGAGGTAAGGGGGGCCAGGAGGATTATACTTGTGGGCCCCAGCGACAGCGGCAAGAGCACGCTGGCGGCGTACCTCTACAACTCCGGCGCCGTGAACTCCGTCATATCAACAGACGTGGGCCAGAACGAGGTCTACTGCCCCGGCTTTGAGGCCCTCTCTATGCCCAGGAGGCCCTTCCTGCCGGGCTCCCCCCAGGACCAGCCCCTCTCGGCCTGCCTGGTCGGGGACTTCACGCCCAGGGGACTCGAGGGCAGGTACATGTCATGCGCCATAAGGCTCTCAAGGCTCTCTGGCAGCTTTGTAATAGACACGGACGGGTGGGTGTCACAGGAGGGGGTTGAGCTTAAGGCGGCCCTGTCGCTCGCAGTTAACGCTGACGCTGTGGTGGCCATAGGCCTTGACAGCGACGCGGTGGTCGCCCTGAGGCACGAGAAGGCAGGCCCCCTGGTCGCCGTGCCGAGGCTGGCGCCCGCCTCCAAGAGCGTCCCTGAGAGGAGGGCCAACAGGGACAGGCTGATAGCCTCGTGCATAATGAGGTCGAAGAGGAGGACGCTGAGGCTAGAGGGCCTTGCCATGGAGGGCAGGGGGCCCGGCGAGGACTGGCAGGGCCTCCTAGTGGGGCTTGAGGGGCCGGGGAGCGACTACTTCGGCGTAGTTGAGAGGGGGCCCTCAAGGTCTGGCGCTATAACAGTTATCTCAGAGTACCTGGGCGATGTGACAGCTGTTAAGCTCGGCAGGGCGAGGGTCGACCTGGGGGCCTTCAGCGGACTCATCGGGCAGGCCTGA